A single Pyramidobacter piscolens W5455 DNA region contains:
- a CDS encoding aspartate/glutamate racemase family protein, with amino-acid sequence MSEKKKIGLIRVLTTQDQELLQLHGRMIESCFPGLSVESRCIADQDEGIHDEASHAKALPKVLALGRAFAAEKVDAVYISCAGDPGVRLLQRELAVPVVGAGTAMAHVAGAYGVPVGVLGITDDVPEEIAKILGGRIVDSLRPPQIHTTLDLFRSEAMEEFAEAGRALKSKGAKLLLLACTGLATIGAASELSRRVGLPALDPLRCAAACLWTALC; translated from the coding sequence ATGTCGGAAAAGAAAAAAATCGGTCTGATCCGCGTCCTGACGACGCAGGATCAAGAGCTGCTCCAGCTTCACGGGCGTATGATCGAATCGTGTTTTCCCGGTCTGTCCGTCGAATCGCGGTGCATCGCCGATCAGGATGAAGGGATCCATGACGAGGCGAGTCACGCGAAGGCGCTGCCCAAGGTGCTGGCGCTGGGGCGCGCTTTCGCTGCCGAGAAAGTCGACGCCGTCTATATCAGCTGCGCCGGCGATCCCGGCGTCAGGCTCCTTCAGCGGGAGCTCGCCGTCCCGGTCGTCGGTGCCGGCACGGCGATGGCGCATGTGGCCGGCGCTTACGGAGTTCCCGTGGGAGTTTTGGGAATCACGGACGACGTGCCGGAGGAGATCGCAAAAATTTTAGGCGGCAGGATCGTCGACTCTCTGCGCCCGCCGCAGATCCATACGACGCTGGATCTGTTCCGCTCGGAGGCGATGGAGGAGTTTGCAGAAGCCGGCCGCGCGCTGAAAAGCAAGGGCGCCAAACTGCTTCTTCTTGCCTGCACCGGTTTGGCGACGATCGGCGCCGCTTCGGAGCTGAGCCGCCGCGTCGGCCTGCCGGCGCTGGATCCGCTGCGCTGCGCGGCCGCCTGCCTGTGGACGGCCTTGTGTTGA
- a CDS encoding OPT/YSL family transporter gives MSEEKKVPHVKAFEGQTFVISVLVSVFSAVICMQIISRIGTTPNTSVIGALFAMALARIPFASLGRFRSLDRQNLVQTMASAAGFGAANCCLLAVGILYVFGDPSLIVPMLIGSGMATLIGMHLVYSLFDSEMFPARESWAPGIATAEALIAGDEGGKKGRTLLSGIVLGAAGAGCRIKPFLSGGLPMAGVGIAFIANPWAMSALAAGLLIRGYYPNLVPWLSSLGLTNLPADLGKTYIPHGFMIGAGLISLIQALVMIFKKSVREFSSENAPTVTHAAAKKAIAAHIGYFAVAAVILATITGFMTSMEPPKLILWVVWCTFSSISAAILVGLCAMFSGWFPGFAVTVIFVSLGLFMNFPLAALAVLAGFVSSTGPCFADMGYDLKTGWVIRGSGKNREYELDGRRQQMFSELFGGLIAAVVVGLLMKMHFNLNLLPPVSRVFAATVQAGSDYAILLEMLCWAVPGALLQVAGGSKKALGILCATGLLIRNPIYGVGLVVALILRALFIKNHEEAMQLYGAGFVAGDGLFGFFNAIGRSFGWW, from the coding sequence ATGTCAGAAGAGAAAAAAGTTCCGCACGTCAAGGCTTTTGAAGGACAAACGTTTGTCATCAGCGTACTGGTTTCTGTTTTTTCGGCGGTCATCTGTATGCAGATCATCTCCCGCATCGGGACGACGCCGAACACATCCGTCATCGGCGCCCTGTTCGCCATGGCGCTTGCCAGAATCCCCTTTGCCAGTCTGGGGCGGTTCCGCAGCCTGGACCGACAGAATTTGGTGCAGACGATGGCTTCGGCCGCCGGTTTCGGTGCGGCCAATTGCTGCCTGCTTGCCGTCGGGATCCTCTACGTTTTCGGCGATCCTTCCTTGATCGTGCCGATGCTTATCGGATCCGGTATGGCGACGCTGATCGGCATGCATCTCGTTTATTCGCTGTTCGATTCCGAGATGTTCCCCGCCCGGGAATCGTGGGCGCCGGGAATCGCCACGGCCGAAGCTCTGATCGCTGGAGACGAAGGCGGTAAAAAAGGACGTACGCTTTTGAGCGGTATCGTTTTAGGCGCGGCAGGCGCAGGATGTCGAATCAAACCTTTTCTTTCCGGCGGTCTCCCCATGGCCGGCGTCGGCATTGCGTTCATCGCCAACCCGTGGGCCATGTCGGCTCTGGCCGCAGGGCTTTTGATCCGCGGCTACTATCCGAACCTTGTTCCTTGGCTCAGTTCTCTTGGACTGACGAATCTCCCGGCAGATCTCGGGAAAACGTATATCCCGCACGGTTTCATGATCGGCGCTGGGTTGATCTCACTGATTCAGGCGCTCGTCATGATCTTCAAAAAATCCGTCCGCGAGTTTTCGTCCGAAAACGCGCCTACGGTGACCCACGCGGCGGCAAAAAAAGCCATCGCCGCTCACATTGGATATTTCGCTGTAGCGGCTGTCATTTTGGCGACCATTACCGGGTTCATGACTTCCATGGAGCCGCCCAAGCTCATTCTCTGGGTTGTCTGGTGCACGTTTTCGTCGATCTCCGCCGCGATCCTGGTCGGGCTGTGCGCCATGTTCTCGGGCTGGTTCCCCGGTTTTGCCGTGACCGTGATTTTCGTCAGCCTCGGCCTGTTCATGAATTTTCCGCTGGCGGCGCTGGCGGTGTTGGCCGGCTTTGTTTCCAGCACGGGCCCCTGTTTTGCCGACATGGGATACGATCTGAAGACGGGCTGGGTCATCAGAGGAAGCGGGAAGAATCGCGAGTACGAACTGGACGGACGTCGCCAGCAGATGTTTTCCGAACTCTTCGGCGGTCTGATCGCTGCCGTGGTTGTCGGACTTTTGATGAAGATGCATTTCAATCTCAATTTGCTTCCGCCCGTCAGCCGGGTCTTCGCGGCCACGGTCCAGGCGGGCTCCGATTATGCGATCCTTCTTGAAATGCTGTGCTGGGCCGTTCCCGGCGCGCTTCTGCAGGTTGCGGGAGGTTCGAAAAAGGCGCTGGGCATTCTCTGCGCCACGGGACTGCTGATCCGCAACCCCATTTACGGCGTCGGCCTGGTGGTCGCCCTGATTCTGCGGGCGCTCTTCATCAAAAACCACGAAGAGGCGATGCAGCTTTACGGCGCGGGTTTCGTGGCCGGCGACGGGCTTTTCGGTTTCTTTAACGCCATCGGGCGTTCCTTCGGTTGGTGGTAA